A DNA window from Candidatus Abawacabacteria bacterium contains the following coding sequences:
- the clpB gene encoding ATP-dependent chaperone ClpB produces MNIEKLTNKAREALQDMQQIAEEHKHQTATAAHLLFALVKQEGGIVPALLKSLEVNKNHLITDIETQLKTYPQVSGSETTYIAPEFKQIWSSGESEAGKLRDEYISTEHIFLALLNIKSDAQRLLNNARITYEKTLQALAKVRGQQKVSDPDPEGKYQALEKYTINLTKQAQEGKIDPVIGRDDEIRRVMQILSRRTKNNPVLIGEPGVGKTAIAEGLARRVIAGDVPENLKHKQLLSLDMGALIAGTKYRGEFEDRLKAIIKEIEGRDDIILFIDELHLIIGAGKTDGAMDAGNLLKPALARGKLRTVGATTLKEYRQYIEKDAALERRFQPVIVNEPTVDDAISILRGIKERYEVHHGVRIKDSAIVAAVTLSKRYITDRFLPDKAIDLIDEATSMLRMEIDSKPQALDSLERKIMQLEIEKEALKKENDENSKKRLAEIEHELANLKEESKVIELKWREEKEVITTIRSKKTEIEKIRNEEEQAERAADLQRVAEIRYGILPKLNQELAEAETKLAGLQKDDHFLKEEVSEEDIAKIVHRWTGIPVTKMLSSDVEKLVQLEENLATRVIGQKKALSALANTIRRARSGIQEENRPLGSFIFMGPTGVGKTELAKALAATVFHDENALVRIDMSEYMEKHSVARLIGSPPGYIGYEEGGQLTEAVRRRPFSVILFDEIEKAHPEVFNIFLQVLDDGRLTDSKGRTVDFRNTVIIMTTNLGSDVIQKLAKKPKEQEQALQEILRHSFRPEFLNRIDEIITFTPLTEKEIQQIVELQVAKVQERLAKQSITLEITTIAKKFLGNAGYDPVFGARPLKRVIQKQILDKLALEIVSGTIKPGDTVIVDYVADQITLQVEHHGS; encoded by the coding sequence TTTACTGAAAAGTCTTGAAGTAAACAAGAACCATCTCATTACTGACATTGAAACCCAGCTTAAAACATATCCCCAAGTATCTGGCAGCGAGACCACCTATATTGCTCCAGAGTTTAAACAGATATGGAGTAGTGGTGAGAGTGAAGCAGGGAAATTGCGTGACGAATATATTTCTACTGAACACATTTTTTTGGCTTTGTTAAATATCAAAAGTGATGCTCAACGTTTACTCAATAATGCCAGGATTACTTACGAAAAAACTCTCCAGGCTTTGGCCAAAGTTCGGGGCCAGCAAAAAGTCTCTGACCCTGATCCAGAAGGTAAGTATCAGGCATTAGAAAAGTATACGATTAACCTAACCAAACAGGCACAAGAAGGGAAAATAGATCCTGTCATTGGCCGTGACGACGAGATTCGGCGGGTCATGCAAATTCTCTCTCGTCGTACCAAAAACAATCCGGTATTAATTGGTGAACCAGGTGTAGGAAAAACTGCGATTGCTGAAGGACTAGCCCGAAGAGTTATTGCTGGTGATGTCCCAGAGAATCTCAAGCATAAACAGTTACTATCTTTAGATATGGGTGCCTTGATTGCTGGCACTAAATATCGCGGTGAATTTGAAGATCGTTTGAAAGCAATTATCAAAGAAATCGAGGGTAGAGATGACATTATTCTTTTTATTGATGAGCTGCACCTTATTATCGGTGCGGGCAAAACTGATGGTGCTATGGATGCTGGAAATTTATTAAAACCAGCCTTGGCACGAGGGAAGCTACGTACTGTCGGTGCCACCACTTTGAAAGAATACCGTCAATATATTGAAAAAGATGCCGCTCTGGAGAGAAGATTTCAGCCAGTAATAGTCAATGAACCTACAGTGGATGATGCAATCTCAATTTTACGTGGAATCAAAGAAAGATACGAAGTGCATCATGGTGTGCGTATTAAAGATAGTGCCATAGTTGCTGCCGTTACTCTTTCTAAACGTTATATCACCGACCGCTTTCTACCAGACAAAGCAATTGATTTGATCGACGAGGCCACCTCGATGCTCAGAATGGAAATTGATAGTAAGCCCCAGGCATTAGATTCATTGGAACGGAAGATCATGCAATTGGAAATCGAAAAGGAAGCATTAAAGAAAGAAAACGATGAAAATAGTAAAAAGCGGCTAGCAGAAATTGAACATGAGTTAGCTAATCTCAAAGAAGAATCTAAAGTAATTGAATTGAAATGGCGGGAAGAAAAAGAAGTTATTACTACTATTCGTAGTAAAAAAACTGAAATCGAAAAGATTCGTAATGAGGAGGAACAAGCCGAAAGAGCTGCTGATTTGCAAAGAGTAGCTGAGATTCGCTATGGCATTTTACCCAAGCTCAATCAGGAGCTGGCCGAAGCAGAAACAAAACTAGCAGGCTTACAGAAAGATGATCATTTTCTCAAAGAAGAAGTAAGTGAAGAAGATATTGCCAAGATCGTACATCGATGGACTGGGATACCGGTAACCAAAATGTTGAGCAGTGATGTTGAAAAGTTAGTCCAATTGGAAGAAAACTTAGCCACAAGAGTGATTGGTCAAAAAAAAGCACTCAGTGCCCTAGCCAATACCATTCGTCGTGCTCGCTCTGGCATTCAAGAAGAAAATAGGCCGCTTGGTTCTTTCATTTTCATGGGCCCAACTGGTGTAGGAAAAACTGAATTAGCAAAAGCTTTGGCAGCCACAGTTTTCCATGATGAAAATGCCCTGGTACGTATCGATATGAGTGAATATATGGAAAAGCACAGTGTTGCTCGGCTAATTGGCTCACCTCCAGGGTACATCGGTTATGAAGAAGGTGGACAGTTAACTGAAGCGGTACGAAGACGACCATTTAGTGTCATTTTATTTGATGAAATTGAAAAAGCTCATCCTGAAGTATTTAACATTTTTTTACAGGTACTCGATGATGGCCGCTTAACTGATAGCAAAGGACGCACCGTAGATTTTAGAAACACAGTCATTATTATGACTACTAATTTAGGCAGCGACGTCATTCAAAAATTGGCAAAAAAGCCCAAAGAGCAAGAACAGGCCCTGCAAGAAATTCTTCGTCATAGCTTCAGACCTGAATTTCTCAATCGTATTGATGAGATTATCACCTTTACTCCGCTCACTGAGAAAGAAATCCAACAGATTGTGGAATTACAGGTAGCCAAAGTACAAGAACGCTTAGCAAAACAAAGTATTACCTTAGAGATCACTACTATTGCCAAAAAGTTCTTAGGCAATGCTGGCTATGACCCTGTGTTTGGTGCCCGACCACTAAAACGCGTGATTCAAAAACAAATCTTGGATAAACTTGCGTTGGAAATTGTGAGCGGTACAATCAAGCCAGGAGATACAGTGATTGTCGATTACGTCGCTGACCAAATTACTTTGCAAGTTGAACATCATGGATCGTAA